A single Coraliomargarita sinensis DNA region contains:
- a CDS encoding A/G-specific adenine glycosylase encodes MSLIQQQKEFQSSLAEWYAQAQRPLPWRKKPSVYRTVVSELMAQQTQIKTMLPYFDRWMHRFPDFKTLAAASEEDVLKHWEGLGYYSRARNLHKLAKAYVAASPKPRAREAWQALPGIGPYTSAAIASIAFHEPVAVVDGNVVRILARLTCDTRTFKSNGEAVKAFTALAEDVVAEENPGDHNQAMMELGATICLKRKPLCTICPVAGFCLGRTSAELDQIPKIQRKATKRITVERAWALEGNAILLHRIPESAGQLAGQYELPKLKDLHLPTPKTKPLAIKTRSITHRRIKEPIFVVSAPKALPDDHFWIRFNDLENITLSGPHRRWVGELTKVANKQST; translated from the coding sequence ATGTCGCTCATCCAGCAACAGAAGGAATTTCAAAGCTCACTTGCCGAGTGGTATGCTCAGGCCCAACGCCCCCTGCCCTGGCGGAAAAAGCCTTCCGTGTACCGCACGGTGGTTTCCGAGCTGATGGCCCAGCAAACGCAGATCAAAACTATGCTGCCTTACTTTGATCGGTGGATGCATCGCTTCCCGGACTTCAAAACTCTGGCCGCAGCCTCCGAAGAAGATGTGCTCAAGCATTGGGAAGGGCTCGGCTACTACAGTCGCGCCCGCAACCTGCACAAGCTGGCCAAGGCATACGTCGCTGCCAGCCCGAAGCCCAGAGCCCGTGAAGCCTGGCAGGCGCTCCCCGGCATCGGCCCCTACACTTCGGCCGCCATTGCCTCGATCGCCTTCCATGAACCGGTGGCAGTGGTCGATGGTAATGTTGTGCGCATCCTCGCCCGTCTGACCTGTGACACCCGAACGTTCAAAAGCAATGGCGAGGCAGTCAAAGCTTTCACCGCGCTCGCGGAGGATGTGGTGGCAGAGGAGAATCCCGGCGACCACAACCAGGCCATGATGGAACTCGGCGCGACAATTTGCCTGAAGCGCAAGCCGCTCTGCACCATCTGCCCAGTGGCCGGTTTTTGCCTGGGACGCACCAGTGCGGAACTCGATCAGATACCGAAAATTCAGCGCAAAGCCACGAAACGCATCACAGTCGAGCGCGCCTGGGCCCTGGAAGGCAACGCGATCCTCCTCCATCGCATCCCGGAAAGTGCGGGGCAGCTTGCCGGGCAATATGAACTGCCGAAACTGAAGGATTTACACCTGCCCACGCCCAAAACCAAACCACTTGCCATAAAGACGCGTTCCATCACGCATCGCCGCATCAAGGAACCCATCTTTGTCGTCAGCGCACCGAAGGCGCTGCCGGACGATCACTTTTGGATCAGATTCAATGATCTGGAAAACATCACCTTATCGGGACCACATCGCCGCTGGGTGGGCGAATTGACTAAGGTTGCGAATAAGCAGTCAACGTAA